In Ruminiclostridium josui JCM 17888, the genomic window CAATTTCTGTTTCAATATCAGCCCTTATCATATGTATTGCATGGAGCAAACAGAAGTACTTTTTCCATCACGTAATATTTTATAATCAAAGGGTTTTGTCAAAACTTTAAAGTACACTTTTAAATCTATTTCGTTTTTCTTATCTGTCTTATATACTTCAATCTTTTCTAACAATGACTCTATTAATTTATTGTCCAGTCCATCATCATAATTAATTTCCTTGGCAATTACTTTTCGTAGGGTTTCAACGGAATACGTTATTTCTTTATTTCTCAATTCCTCCTCATCTAGTTCTTTTAACCTTATACCTAGTCTATCAATATCCTCATTGAATCGATTGTTTCTTCTTTCAAATTCATCATCAGACAGTCTGCCGTTTATACTTAGCTCCAATAACTTGTCTTTCATTTTGAGTATTTGATTAATTTCAATTTTAATCTTTGAAATATCTTCTTTTATCTTAGATTGAGTACCAAGACTTGAATACATGGTAACCATTTCATGTATAATTTCTGAACGGTTAACTATTATTTCATCGTATGCTTTCTTTATTATTATGTCCAACTCGGATGTATATATAGATGGAGACGTACAACCTTCTTTCCCCTTCTCAACATACCTTTTGCACTGCCATACTTCCTTATTACCTGAGCTATAACGATAAAGTGTCCTGTAATAAGGAACATTATGTTCTTTACATATTATTTTTCCGCTGTATGGGTACTTGTTTTGGTAGCTGGTCTTGTCTTCTGCTGATTGTTTTTCACTTCTTTTTTTTAATATATAATTTGCCTTTTGCCATATTTCTTCAGATACTATGGGAGGAACCGATTCTTCATCTTTGTACATAACCCATTCTGTCTGGTCAAGATACTTTCTATCATGAAGCTTATAATCAATTTTGTGTGTTTTATTTCCGCAATAATATCCCATATATTTGGGATTTGTAAGTATGCTCTTAATAGTGGAAAAAGAAAAGGGATTACCGTTTTTATTTCTGATTCCCATATTGTCAAGCTTTGCACTTATTCCTCGTATTCCAATGTTTTGTGTGGCATACATATCAAATATCAGTCTTACTATCTCAGCTTCCTTTTCATCAATTACAAGTTTGCCGGAATCTTTCCTATAGCCCCATATTTTATTATTTCCAAGTACTACTCCCTTTTCTATGGCTCTTTTAAAACCGAATTTAACTCTCTCAGATATTTTTCTAACCTCATCCTGAGCTATACTGGACATTATTGTCAATCGCAACTCTGCATCCGGCATTAATGTATTTATATTGTCAGATTGAAAAAGAACACCTACTCCATAAGACAGCAGCTCCTGAGTATATTTTATACTGTCCAAGGTGTTTCTTGAAAATCTAGAAATCTCTTTTGTAATAATAAAATCAAATTTTTTTAATTTAGCATCCGAAACCATTTTGAGAAAAGAATCTCTTTTATTTACACTTGTGCCACTTATACCTTCATCTATATATCCATCTACATATGTCCATTTATGATTTCTTTTAATAAAATCTGAATAATATTCTATCTGGTTTTTCAGTGAGTGAACCTGTTCATCCTTTTCAGTAGATACTCTTGCATAATAAGTAACTCTCAGATTTAAATCATATATTGTTTTACCCGTGTTCAGTTCATTTCTTATAGTGTACAAATCCATTTTACACACCTCGTTTACACTTCTGTTTGTTACTTTTCATTATATTATCCGAATAATATTTGTCAATTGTTTCCCAACAAAAAAGCACCGATTTCCGGTGCAATTTTTGAATTTCATATATACTAATTTAAAAACCCTTCCAATGCAATTGTTGGTTTACCATCTGAGTTCCAGCAGCCTTTAGTATAACCGTTCATTCCCGGGTATGACTCCGGCTCCCAATAGAATACACCCAACCCCTTATTTTTTGGTAAAGACTTAGTTTTGCTTATCATGTCAGCAATAAATGCTTTGCTTTCTGAAGCGTAGTCATATGACATTCCTATTTCACATATCATTATTTCTTTATTATACCTTGATACCATATCCTTCATGTTCGAGAGGCATTGGCTTGAAAGAGCAGTATAGTTATCTTTCTCAGGATATAGTGACATTCCGATAACATCGTATTTTGCTCCATTAGATTTAAGGCCGTCAAACATCCACCTGAATAACGAATTATTAAATCCATTTGATAAATGTACAATTACCTTGGTTTGTGAACTTACGGCTTTTACAGCATCATATCCACAATTTACTAGCCATGCGAAGTTTTTCATATTATTTGATGCTTTTCCATCCTCCCACAGCATTCCATTGTTGGTTTCATTACCAACCTGCACCCACTCAGGTAATATTCCATTATTCTTAAGTTGAGTCATTACATCATATGTATAGTCATACGTCATCTTCATTAAACCATTGAAATCCAGTTTTGACCATGCTG contains:
- a CDS encoding recombinase family protein; its protein translation is MDLYTIRNELNTGKTIYDLNLRVTYYARVSTEKDEQVHSLKNQIEYYSDFIKRNHKWTYVDGYIDEGISGTSVNKRDSFLKMVSDAKLKKFDFIITKEISRFSRNTLDSIKYTQELLSYGVGVLFQSDNINTLMPDAELRLTIMSSIAQDEVRKISERVKFGFKRAIEKGVVLGNNKIWGYRKDSGKLVIDEKEAEIVRLIFDMYATQNIGIRGISAKLDNMGIRNKNGNPFSFSTIKSILTNPKYMGYYCGNKTHKIDYKLHDRKYLDQTEWVMYKDEESVPPIVSEEIWQKANYILKKRSEKQSAEDKTSYQNKYPYSGKIICKEHNVPYYRTLYRYSSGNKEVWQCKRYVEKGKEGCTSPSIYTSELDIIIKKAYDEIIVNRSEIIHEMVTMYSSLGTQSKIKEDISKIKIEINQILKMKDKLLELSINGRLSDDEFERRNNRFNEDIDRLGIRLKELDEEELRNKEITYSVETLRKVIAKEINYDDGLDNKLIESLLEKIEVYKTDKKNEIDLKVYFKVLTKPFDYKILRDGKSTSVCSMQYI
- a CDS encoding glycosyl hydrolase 53 family protein; this encodes MNTFKLNKLIVVPLLVLMIVLGNFFINKNMVSATTSQFLYGDVDGSGEVNSIDYALIKSYLLGNITDFPDANGKSAADVNGDGSIDSLDISLTKSFILGIIEKFPAETPTSMFAKGADISWLPQMEANGYKFYNKNGVQKDCLQILKDYGINSVRIRTWVNPSTDKWNGHCSTSETIALAKRAKNLGFKIMIDFHYSDSWADPGKQTKPAAWSKLDFNGLMKMTYDYTYDVMTQLKNNGILPEWVQVGNETNNGMLWEDGKASNNMKNFAWLVNCGYDAVKAVSSQTKVIVHLSNGFNNSLFRWMFDGLKSNGAKYDVIGMSLYPEKDNYTALSSQCLSNMKDMVSRYNKEIMICEIGMSYDYASESKAFIADMISKTKSLPKNKGLGVFYWEPESYPGMNGYTKGCWNSDGKPTIALEGFLN